From a single Deinococcus apachensis DSM 19763 genomic region:
- the der gene encoding ribosome biogenesis GTPase Der → MHKVAIVGRPNVGKSSLFNRLVGRREAVVADFPGVTRDAKEGLMLYHNHRITLVDTGGLWSGDEWEQAIREKAEWAMEGAQAVIFLLDPREGLSAADYEVAEWLRKLGKPVIVVANKIDSPKHEVYLAELWGLGFGDPVAISAEHARGLDDLMDRVMTHLPADDEDVPEVAPIRISLIGRPNVGKSSLLNAITQSERAIVADQPGTTRDSLDVEWNYGGQRFVLVDTAGIRRKPDTAIEEYSIQRSEAAIERSDLIWLVVNATEIGDHELKLANLAYASGKPVIVVVNKWDLVPDEELKRTEKELNQKLHHISFAPRVYTSAINDYGIHEMLAEAMKLHEKWQSRIPTAELNRWLEIWQMRQAVPNFGGKKLKMYFMTQVETAPPTFAIFCNRADFVTRAYEGFLQNRIREDLQLAGVPVRLKWKEKGPYKKGKKGEAAEA, encoded by the coding sequence ATGCATAAAGTAGCAATTGTGGGCCGACCCAATGTCGGCAAATCCAGCCTGTTCAACCGCCTGGTGGGGCGGCGCGAGGCCGTGGTGGCCGATTTCCCGGGCGTGACGCGGGATGCCAAGGAAGGGCTGATGCTCTACCACAACCACCGCATCACGCTGGTGGACACGGGCGGGCTGTGGAGCGGCGACGAGTGGGAACAGGCCATCCGCGAGAAGGCCGAGTGGGCGATGGAGGGCGCGCAGGCGGTGATCTTCCTGCTCGACCCGCGCGAGGGCCTCTCGGCCGCCGACTATGAGGTGGCCGAGTGGCTGCGGAAGCTCGGCAAGCCGGTGATCGTGGTCGCCAACAAGATCGACAGCCCCAAGCATGAGGTCTACCTGGCCGAACTGTGGGGCCTGGGCTTCGGCGACCCGGTGGCGATCAGCGCCGAGCACGCCCGTGGCCTGGACGACCTGATGGACCGCGTGATGACGCACCTCCCCGCCGACGACGAGGACGTGCCGGAGGTCGCGCCCATTCGCATCAGCCTGATCGGGCGCCCGAACGTGGGCAAGTCGAGCCTGCTGAACGCGATCACGCAGAGCGAGCGGGCCATCGTGGCGGACCAGCCAGGCACGACCCGCGACAGTCTGGACGTGGAGTGGAACTACGGCGGGCAGCGCTTCGTGCTCGTGGACACGGCTGGGATTCGGCGCAAGCCGGACACCGCCATTGAGGAATACTCCATCCAACGCAGCGAGGCGGCCATCGAGCGCAGCGACCTGATCTGGCTGGTGGTGAACGCGACCGAGATCGGCGACCACGAACTCAAGCTCGCCAACCTCGCCTACGCCAGCGGCAAGCCCGTGATCGTGGTCGTGAACAAGTGGGACCTCGTGCCCGACGAGGAGCTGAAGCGCACGGAGAAGGAGCTGAACCAGAAACTCCACCACATCTCCTTCGCGCCGCGCGTGTACACCAGTGCGATCAACGACTACGGCATCCACGAGATGCTGGCCGAGGCGATGAAGCTGCACGAGAAGTGGCAGAGCCGCATCCCCACTGCCGAACTCAACCGCTGGCTGGAAATCTGGCAGATGCGCCAGGCGGTGCCCAACTTCGGCGGCAAGAAGCTCAAGATGTACTTCATGACGCAGGTGGAGACGGCGCCGCCCACGTTTGCGATCTTCTGCAACCGCGCCGACTTTGTGACCCGCGCCTACGAGGGCTTCCTCCAGAACCGCATCCGCGAGGACCTGCAATTGGCGGGGGTTCCGGTGCGTCTGAAGTGGAAGGAGAAGGGGCCGTACAAGAAGGGGAAGAAGGGCGAGGCAGCCGAGGCATAA
- a CDS encoding PQQ-dependent sugar dehydrogenase, producing MSPRLRRAAWLLSAGLLAVPVWAQNNVPQVRFVPFVSGLDEVTTLTNAGDGSGSLYATLQGGQVRVIQNGRVRAAPFLDVSSRTSAGGERGLLGLAFDPNYKTNRRLYVHYTDRGGDTVLARYTATADFSRADPASAKTLFTTQQPFANHNGGQLAFGPDGFLYLGLGDGGSGGDPYNNGQKLSTPLGKILRFDVRGDAAKPAPGNPFLNRQGANPNIWAYGLRNPWRFSFDRATGDLIIADVGQNSFEEVNRQPRASKGGENYGWRIREARTCYDADVCRTQGLTDPVLQYGRDEGQSITGGYVYRGSAIPALKGQYVFADFGTGNVWASRTGGQTWSKARIGNVQNPSTFGEDETGELYVAEYGTGRILKLSR from the coding sequence ATGTCCCCCCGACTTCGCCGCGCCGCGTGGCTCCTCAGCGCTGGCCTGCTGGCCGTTCCCGTCTGGGCACAGAACAACGTGCCCCAGGTGCGCTTCGTCCCCTTCGTGAGCGGGCTTGATGAGGTCACCACGCTCACGAACGCGGGCGACGGCTCCGGGAGCCTGTACGCCACCCTGCAGGGCGGGCAGGTGCGCGTGATTCAGAACGGGAGGGTCCGCGCCGCGCCCTTCCTCGACGTGAGCAGCCGGACGAGCGCGGGTGGGGAGCGCGGCCTGCTGGGGCTTGCCTTCGACCCGAATTACAAGACGAACCGCCGCCTGTACGTCCACTACACCGACCGGGGTGGGGACACGGTGCTGGCGCGGTACACCGCCACCGCCGACTTCTCGCGGGCCGATCCCGCCAGCGCGAAGACGCTCTTCACCACCCAGCAGCCCTTCGCCAACCACAACGGCGGGCAGCTCGCCTTCGGCCCCGACGGGTTCCTGTACCTGGGGCTGGGGGACGGCGGTTCGGGGGGCGACCCGTACAACAACGGGCAGAAGCTGAGCACGCCCCTCGGGAAAATCCTGCGCTTCGACGTGCGGGGGGACGCCGCCAAGCCCGCTCCCGGCAACCCCTTCCTGAACCGGCAGGGCGCCAACCCCAACATCTGGGCCTACGGCCTGCGCAACCCCTGGCGCTTCTCCTTCGACCGGGCGACCGGTGACCTCATCATCGCCGACGTGGGCCAGAACTCCTTCGAGGAGGTCAACCGCCAGCCCCGTGCGAGCAAGGGCGGCGAGAACTACGGCTGGCGCATCCGGGAGGCCCGGACCTGCTACGACGCGGATGTCTGCCGGACCCAGGGCCTCACCGACCCCGTGCTGCAATACGGCCGCGACGAGGGCCAGAGCATCACGGGCGGGTACGTGTACCGCGGGAGCGCCATTCCCGCCCTGAAGGGTCAGTACGTCTTCGCCGACTTCGGCACGGGCAACGTCTGGGCCTCGCGCACGGGGGGGCAGACCTGGAGCAAGGCGAGAATTGGCAATGTGCAAAACCCCTCGACCTTCGGGGAGGACGAGACCGGGGAACTGTACGTGGCCGAGTACGGGACGGGCCGGATTCTGAAGCTCAGCCGCTGA
- a CDS encoding GreA/GreB family elongation factor has translation MTQKIELTQNGFERLRRTLTHEYERLDEARRVVQEQMHANENENLGLEAAQRELMAIQDRIADIEDSLARAVIIERAGDGDDRAMLGAVVTLLDVETGRELRLQLVNPLEASAVAGELPRVSTESPVGRELLGRRVGETFTVNLGRRQANYRVQNVSG, from the coding sequence GTGACCCAGAAGATCGAACTGACCCAGAACGGTTTTGAACGCCTTCGGCGGACGCTGACGCATGAGTACGAGCGGCTGGACGAGGCCCGGCGCGTGGTGCAGGAGCAGATGCACGCCAACGAGAACGAGAACCTGGGGCTGGAGGCCGCCCAGCGCGAGCTGATGGCGATTCAGGACCGGATCGCTGATATCGAGGACAGCCTCGCGCGGGCCGTCATCATCGAGCGGGCGGGGGACGGGGACGACCGGGCCATGCTGGGCGCGGTGGTCACGCTGCTCGACGTGGAGACGGGCCGCGAACTGCGCTTGCAACTCGTCAATCCGCTGGAGGCTTCCGCCGTGGCGGGCGAGCTGCCGCGCGTCAGCACCGAGAGCCCGGTGGGACGGGAACTGCTGGGGCGCCGGGTGGGGGAGACGTTCACCGTGAACCTGGGACGGCGCCAGGCGAATTACCGCGTGCAGAACGTCAGCGGCTGA